One region of Pan paniscus chromosome 5, NHGRI_mPanPan1-v2.0_pri, whole genome shotgun sequence genomic DNA includes:
- the DDR1 gene encoding epithelial discoidin domain-containing receptor 1 isoform X3 gives MVNWLWHERMSLPRCCPHPLRLEGSGAMGPEALSSLLLLLLVASGDADMKGHFDPAKCRYALGMQDRTIPDSDISASSSWSDSTAARHSRLESSDGDGAWCPAGSVFPKEEEYLQVDLQRLHLVALVGTQGRHAGGLGKEFSRSYRLRYSRDGRRWMGWKDRWGQEVISGNEDPEGVVLKDLGPPMVARLVRFYPRADRVMSVCLRVELYGCLWRDGLLSYTAPVGQTMYLSEAVYLNDSTYDGHTVGGLQYGGLGQLADGVVGLDDFRKSQELRVWPGYDYVGWSNHSFSSGYVEMEFEFDRLRAFQAMQVHCNNMHTLGARLPGGVECRFRRGPAMAWEGEPMRHNLGGNLGDPRARAVSVPLGGRVARFLQCRFLFAGPWLLFSEISFISDVVNNSSPALGGTFPPAPWWPPGPPPTNFSSLELEPRGQQPVAKAEGSPTAILIGCLVAIILLLLLIIALMLWRLHWRRLLSKAERRVLEEELTVHLSVPGDTILINNRPGPREPPPYQEPRPRGNPPHSAPCVPNGSAYSGDYMEPEKPGAPLLPPPPQNSVPHYAEADIVTLQGVTGGNTYAVPALPPGAVGDGPPRVDFPRSRLRFKEKLGEGQFGEVHLCEVDSPQDLVSLDFPLNVRKGHPLLVAVKILRPDATKNARNDFLKEVKIMSRLKDPNIIRLLGVCVQDDPLCMITDYMENGDLNQFLSAHQLEDKAAEGAPGDGQAAQGPTISYPMLLHVAAQIASGMRYLATLNFVHRDLATRNCLVGENFTIKIADFGMSRNLYAGDYYRVQGRAVLPIRWMAWECILMGKFTTASDVWAFGVTLWEVLMLCRAQPFGQLTDEQVIENAGEFFRDQGRQVYLSRPPACPQGLYELMLRCWSRESEQRPPFSQLHRFLAEDALNTV, from the exons ATGGTCAATTGGCTCTGGCATGAGAGAATGTCACTGCCG AGATGCTGCCCCCACCCCCTTAGGCTCGAGGGATCAGGAGCTATGGGGCCAGAGGCCCTGTCATCTTTACTGCTGCTGCTCTTGGTGGCAAGTGGAGATGCTGACATGAAGGGACATTTTGATCCTG CCAAATGCCGCTATGCCCTGGGCATGCAGGACCGGACCATCCCAGACAGTGACATCTCTGCTTCCAGCTCCTGGTCAGATTCCACTGCCGCCCGCCACAGCAG gttggagagcagtgacGGGGATGGGGCCTGGTGCCCCGCAGGGTCGGTGTTTCCCAAGGAGGAGGAGTACTTGCAGGTGGATCTACAACGACTGCACCTGGTGGCTCTGGTGGGCACCCAGGGACGGCATGCCGGGGGCCTGGGCAAGGAGTTCTCCCGGAGCTACCGGCTGCGTTACTCCCGGGATGGTCGCCGCTGGATGGGCTGGAAGGACCGCTGGGGTCAGGAG GTGATCTCAGGCAATGAGGACCCTGAGGGAGTGGTGCTGAAGGACCTTGGGCCCCCCATGGTTGCCCGACTGGTTCGCTTCTACCCCCGGGCTGACCGGGTCATGAGCGTCTGTCTGCGGGTAGAGCTCTATGGCTGCCTCTGGAGGG ATGGACTCCTGTCTTACACCGCCCCTGTGGGGCAGACAATGTATTTATCTGAGGCCGTGTACCTCAACGACTCCACCTATGATGGACATACCGTGGGCGG ACTGCAGTATGGGGGTCTGGGCCAGCTGGCAGATGGTGTGGTGGGGCTGGATGACTTTAGGAAGAGTCAGGAGCTGCGGGTCTGGCCAGGCTATGACTATGTGGGATGGAGCAACCACAGCTTCTCCAGTGGCTATGTGGAGATGGAGTTTGAGTTTGACCGGCTGAGGGCCTTCCAGGCTATGCAG GTCCACTGTAACAACATGCACACGCTGGGAGCCCGTCTGCCTGGCGGGGTGGAATGTCGCTTCCGGCGTGGCCCTGCCATGGCCTGGGAGGGGGAGCCCATGCGCCACAACCTAGGGGGCAACCTCGGGGACCCCAGAGCCCGGGCTGTCTCAGTGCCCCTTGGCGGCCGTGTGGCTCGCTTTCTGCAGTGCCGCTTCCTCTTTGCGGGGCCCTGGTTACTCTTCAGCGAAATCTCCTTCATCTCTG ATGTGGTGAACAATTCCTCTCCGGCACTGGGAGGCACCTTCCCGCCAGCCCCCTGGTGGCCGCCTGGCCCACCTCCCACCAACTTCAGCAGCTTGG AGCTGGAGCCCAGAGGCCAGCAGCCCGTGGCCAAGGCCGAGGGGAGCCCGACCGCCATCCTCATCGGCTGCCTGGTGGCCATCATCCTGCTCCTGCTGCTCATCATTGCCCTCATGCTCTGGCGGCTGCACTGGCGCAGGCTCCTCAGCAAG GCTGAACGGAGGGTGTTGGAAGAGGAGCTGACGGTTCACCTCTCTGTCCCTGGGGACACTATCCTCATCAACAACCGCCCAGGTCCTAGAGAGCCACCCCCGTACCAGGAGCCCCGGCCTCGTGGGAATCCGCCCCACTCCGCTCCCTGTGTCCCCAATGGCTCTG CCTACAGTGGGGACTATATGGAGCCTGAGAAGCCAGGCGCCCCGcttctgcccccacctccccagaACAGCGTCCCCCATTATGCCGAGGCTGACATTGTTACCCTGCAGGGCGTCACCGGGGGCAACACCTATGCTGTGCCTGCACTGCCCCCAGGGGCAGTTGGGGATGGGCCCCCCAGAGTGGATTTCCCTCGATCTCGACTCCGCTTCAAGGAGAAGCTTGGCGAGGGCCAGTTTGGGGAG GTGCACCTGTGTGAGGTCGACAGCCCTCAAGATCTGGTCAGTCTTGATTTCCCCCTTAATGTGCGTAAGGGACACCCTTTGCTGGTAGCTGTCAAGATCTTACGGCCAGATGCCACCAAGAATGCCAG GAATGATTTCCTGAAAGAGGTGAAGATCATGTCGAGGCTCAAGGACCCAAACATCATTCGGCTGCTGGGCGTGTGTGTGCAGGACGACCCCCTCTGCATGATTACTGACTACATGGAGAACGGCGACCTCAACCAGTTCCTCAGTGCCCACCAGCTGGAGGACAAGGCAGCCGAGGGGGCCCCTGGGGACGGGCAGGCTGCGCAGGGGCCCACCATCAG CTACCCAATGCTGCTGCATGTGGCAGCCCAGATCGCCTCCGGCATGCGCTATCTGGCCACACTCAACTTTGTACATCGGGACCTGGCCACGCGGAACTGCCTAGTTGGGGAAAATTTCACCATCAAAATCGCAGACTTTGGCATGAGCCGGAACCTCTATGCTGGGGACTATTACCGTGTGCAGGGCCGGGCAGTGCTGCCCATCCGCTGGATGGCCTGGGAGTGCATCCTCATG GGGAAGTTCACGACTGCGAGTGACGTGTGGGCCTTTGGTGTGACCCTGTGGGAGGTGCTGATGCTCTGTAGGGCCCAGCCCTTTGGGCAGCTCACCGACGAGCAGGTCATCGAGAATGCGGGGGAGTTCTTCCGGGACCAGGGCCGGCAG GTGTACCTGTCCCGGCCGCCTGCCTGCCCGCAGGGCCTATATGAGCTGATGCTTCGGTGCTGGAGCCGGGAGTCTGAGCAGCGACCACCCTTTTCCCAGCTGCATCGGTTCCTGGCAGAGGATGCACTCAACACGGTGTGA
- the DDR1 gene encoding epithelial discoidin domain-containing receptor 1 isoform X1, producing the protein MSLPRCCPHPLRLEGSGAMGPEALSSLLLLLLVASGDADMKGHFDPAKCRYALGMQDRTIPDSDISASSSWSDSTAARHSRLESSDGDGAWCPAGSVFPKEEEYLQVDLQRLHLVALVGTQGRHAGGLGKEFSRSYRLRYSRDGRRWMGWKDRWGQEVISGNEDPEGVVLKDLGPPMVARLVRFYPRADRVMSVCLRVELYGCLWRDGLLSYTAPVGQTMYLSEAVYLNDSTYDGHTVGGLQYGGLGQLADGVVGLDDFRKSQELRVWPGYDYVGWSNHSFSSGYVEMEFEFDRLRAFQAMQVHCNNMHTLGARLPGGVECRFRRGPAMAWEGEPMRHNLGGNLGDPRARAVSVPLGGRVARFLQCRFLFAGPWLLFSEISFISDVVNNSSPALGGTFPPAPWWPPGPPPTNFSSLELEPRGQQPVAKAEGSPTAILIGCLVAIILLLLLIIALMLWRLHWRRLLSKAERRVLEEELTVHLSVPGDTILINNRPGPREPPPYQEPRPRGNPPHSAPCVPNGSALLLSNPAYRLLLATYARPPRGPGPPTPAWAKPTNTQAYSGDYMEPEKPGAPLLPPPPQNSVPHYAEADIVTLQGVTGGNTYAVPALPPGAVGDGPPRVDFPRSRLRFKEKLGEGQFGEVHLCEVDSPQDLVSLDFPLNVRKGHPLLVAVKILRPDATKNARNDFLKEVKIMSRLKDPNIIRLLGVCVQDDPLCMITDYMENGDLNQFLSAHQLEDKAAEGAPGDGQAAQGPTISYPMLLHVAAQIASGMRYLATLNFVHRDLATRNCLVGENFTIKIADFGMSRNLYAGDYYRVQGRAVLPIRWMAWECILMGKFTTASDVWAFGVTLWEVLMLCRAQPFGQLTDEQVIENAGEFFRDQGRQVYLSRPPACPQGLYELMLRCWSRESEQRPPFSQLHRFLAEDALNTV; encoded by the exons ATGTCACTGCCG AGATGCTGCCCCCACCCCCTTAGGCTCGAGGGATCAGGAGCTATGGGGCCAGAGGCCCTGTCATCTTTACTGCTGCTGCTCTTGGTGGCAAGTGGAGATGCTGACATGAAGGGACATTTTGATCCTG CCAAATGCCGCTATGCCCTGGGCATGCAGGACCGGACCATCCCAGACAGTGACATCTCTGCTTCCAGCTCCTGGTCAGATTCCACTGCCGCCCGCCACAGCAG gttggagagcagtgacGGGGATGGGGCCTGGTGCCCCGCAGGGTCGGTGTTTCCCAAGGAGGAGGAGTACTTGCAGGTGGATCTACAACGACTGCACCTGGTGGCTCTGGTGGGCACCCAGGGACGGCATGCCGGGGGCCTGGGCAAGGAGTTCTCCCGGAGCTACCGGCTGCGTTACTCCCGGGATGGTCGCCGCTGGATGGGCTGGAAGGACCGCTGGGGTCAGGAG GTGATCTCAGGCAATGAGGACCCTGAGGGAGTGGTGCTGAAGGACCTTGGGCCCCCCATGGTTGCCCGACTGGTTCGCTTCTACCCCCGGGCTGACCGGGTCATGAGCGTCTGTCTGCGGGTAGAGCTCTATGGCTGCCTCTGGAGGG ATGGACTCCTGTCTTACACCGCCCCTGTGGGGCAGACAATGTATTTATCTGAGGCCGTGTACCTCAACGACTCCACCTATGATGGACATACCGTGGGCGG ACTGCAGTATGGGGGTCTGGGCCAGCTGGCAGATGGTGTGGTGGGGCTGGATGACTTTAGGAAGAGTCAGGAGCTGCGGGTCTGGCCAGGCTATGACTATGTGGGATGGAGCAACCACAGCTTCTCCAGTGGCTATGTGGAGATGGAGTTTGAGTTTGACCGGCTGAGGGCCTTCCAGGCTATGCAG GTCCACTGTAACAACATGCACACGCTGGGAGCCCGTCTGCCTGGCGGGGTGGAATGTCGCTTCCGGCGTGGCCCTGCCATGGCCTGGGAGGGGGAGCCCATGCGCCACAACCTAGGGGGCAACCTCGGGGACCCCAGAGCCCGGGCTGTCTCAGTGCCCCTTGGCGGCCGTGTGGCTCGCTTTCTGCAGTGCCGCTTCCTCTTTGCGGGGCCCTGGTTACTCTTCAGCGAAATCTCCTTCATCTCTG ATGTGGTGAACAATTCCTCTCCGGCACTGGGAGGCACCTTCCCGCCAGCCCCCTGGTGGCCGCCTGGCCCACCTCCCACCAACTTCAGCAGCTTGG AGCTGGAGCCCAGAGGCCAGCAGCCCGTGGCCAAGGCCGAGGGGAGCCCGACCGCCATCCTCATCGGCTGCCTGGTGGCCATCATCCTGCTCCTGCTGCTCATCATTGCCCTCATGCTCTGGCGGCTGCACTGGCGCAGGCTCCTCAGCAAG GCTGAACGGAGGGTGTTGGAAGAGGAGCTGACGGTTCACCTCTCTGTCCCTGGGGACACTATCCTCATCAACAACCGCCCAGGTCCTAGAGAGCCACCCCCGTACCAGGAGCCCCGGCCTCGTGGGAATCCGCCCCACTCCGCTCCCTGTGTCCCCAATGGCTCTG CGTTGCTGCTCTCCAATCCAGCCTACCGCCTCCTTCTGGCCACTTACGCCCGTCCCCCTCGAGGCCCGGGCCCCCCCACACCCGCCTGGGCCAAACCCACCAACACCCAGG CCTACAGTGGGGACTATATGGAGCCTGAGAAGCCAGGCGCCCCGcttctgcccccacctccccagaACAGCGTCCCCCATTATGCCGAGGCTGACATTGTTACCCTGCAGGGCGTCACCGGGGGCAACACCTATGCTGTGCCTGCACTGCCCCCAGGGGCAGTTGGGGATGGGCCCCCCAGAGTGGATTTCCCTCGATCTCGACTCCGCTTCAAGGAGAAGCTTGGCGAGGGCCAGTTTGGGGAG GTGCACCTGTGTGAGGTCGACAGCCCTCAAGATCTGGTCAGTCTTGATTTCCCCCTTAATGTGCGTAAGGGACACCCTTTGCTGGTAGCTGTCAAGATCTTACGGCCAGATGCCACCAAGAATGCCAG GAATGATTTCCTGAAAGAGGTGAAGATCATGTCGAGGCTCAAGGACCCAAACATCATTCGGCTGCTGGGCGTGTGTGTGCAGGACGACCCCCTCTGCATGATTACTGACTACATGGAGAACGGCGACCTCAACCAGTTCCTCAGTGCCCACCAGCTGGAGGACAAGGCAGCCGAGGGGGCCCCTGGGGACGGGCAGGCTGCGCAGGGGCCCACCATCAG CTACCCAATGCTGCTGCATGTGGCAGCCCAGATCGCCTCCGGCATGCGCTATCTGGCCACACTCAACTTTGTACATCGGGACCTGGCCACGCGGAACTGCCTAGTTGGGGAAAATTTCACCATCAAAATCGCAGACTTTGGCATGAGCCGGAACCTCTATGCTGGGGACTATTACCGTGTGCAGGGCCGGGCAGTGCTGCCCATCCGCTGGATGGCCTGGGAGTGCATCCTCATG GGGAAGTTCACGACTGCGAGTGACGTGTGGGCCTTTGGTGTGACCCTGTGGGAGGTGCTGATGCTCTGTAGGGCCCAGCCCTTTGGGCAGCTCACCGACGAGCAGGTCATCGAGAATGCGGGGGAGTTCTTCCGGGACCAGGGCCGGCAG GTGTACCTGTCCCGGCCGCCTGCCTGCCCGCAGGGCCTATATGAGCTGATGCTTCGGTGCTGGAGCCGGGAGTCTGAGCAGCGACCACCCTTTTCCCAGCTGCATCGGTTCCTGGCAGAGGATGCACTCAACACGGTGTGA
- the DDR1 gene encoding epithelial discoidin domain-containing receptor 1 isoform X2, with protein MGPEALSSLLLLLLVASGDADMKGHFDPAKCRYALGMQDRTIPDSDISASSSWSDSTAARHSRLESSDGDGAWCPAGSVFPKEEEYLQVDLQRLHLVALVGTQGRHAGGLGKEFSRSYRLRYSRDGRRWMGWKDRWGQEVISGNEDPEGVVLKDLGPPMVARLVRFYPRADRVMSVCLRVELYGCLWRDGLLSYTAPVGQTMYLSEAVYLNDSTYDGHTVGGLQYGGLGQLADGVVGLDDFRKSQELRVWPGYDYVGWSNHSFSSGYVEMEFEFDRLRAFQAMQVHCNNMHTLGARLPGGVECRFRRGPAMAWEGEPMRHNLGGNLGDPRARAVSVPLGGRVARFLQCRFLFAGPWLLFSEISFISDVVNNSSPALGGTFPPAPWWPPGPPPTNFSSLELEPRGQQPVAKAEGSPTAILIGCLVAIILLLLLIIALMLWRLHWRRLLSKAERRVLEEELTVHLSVPGDTILINNRPGPREPPPYQEPRPRGNPPHSAPCVPNGSALLLSNPAYRLLLATYARPPRGPGPPTPAWAKPTNTQAYSGDYMEPEKPGAPLLPPPPQNSVPHYAEADIVTLQGVTGGNTYAVPALPPGAVGDGPPRVDFPRSRLRFKEKLGEGQFGEVHLCEVDSPQDLVSLDFPLNVRKGHPLLVAVKILRPDATKNARNDFLKEVKIMSRLKDPNIIRLLGVCVQDDPLCMITDYMENGDLNQFLSAHQLEDKAAEGAPGDGQAAQGPTISYPMLLHVAAQIASGMRYLATLNFVHRDLATRNCLVGENFTIKIADFGMSRNLYAGDYYRVQGRAVLPIRWMAWECILMGKFTTASDVWAFGVTLWEVLMLCRAQPFGQLTDEQVIENAGEFFRDQGRQVYLSRPPACPQGLYELMLRCWSRESEQRPPFSQLHRFLAEDALNTV; from the exons ATGGGGCCAGAGGCCCTGTCATCTTTACTGCTGCTGCTCTTGGTGGCAAGTGGAGATGCTGACATGAAGGGACATTTTGATCCTG CCAAATGCCGCTATGCCCTGGGCATGCAGGACCGGACCATCCCAGACAGTGACATCTCTGCTTCCAGCTCCTGGTCAGATTCCACTGCCGCCCGCCACAGCAG gttggagagcagtgacGGGGATGGGGCCTGGTGCCCCGCAGGGTCGGTGTTTCCCAAGGAGGAGGAGTACTTGCAGGTGGATCTACAACGACTGCACCTGGTGGCTCTGGTGGGCACCCAGGGACGGCATGCCGGGGGCCTGGGCAAGGAGTTCTCCCGGAGCTACCGGCTGCGTTACTCCCGGGATGGTCGCCGCTGGATGGGCTGGAAGGACCGCTGGGGTCAGGAG GTGATCTCAGGCAATGAGGACCCTGAGGGAGTGGTGCTGAAGGACCTTGGGCCCCCCATGGTTGCCCGACTGGTTCGCTTCTACCCCCGGGCTGACCGGGTCATGAGCGTCTGTCTGCGGGTAGAGCTCTATGGCTGCCTCTGGAGGG ATGGACTCCTGTCTTACACCGCCCCTGTGGGGCAGACAATGTATTTATCTGAGGCCGTGTACCTCAACGACTCCACCTATGATGGACATACCGTGGGCGG ACTGCAGTATGGGGGTCTGGGCCAGCTGGCAGATGGTGTGGTGGGGCTGGATGACTTTAGGAAGAGTCAGGAGCTGCGGGTCTGGCCAGGCTATGACTATGTGGGATGGAGCAACCACAGCTTCTCCAGTGGCTATGTGGAGATGGAGTTTGAGTTTGACCGGCTGAGGGCCTTCCAGGCTATGCAG GTCCACTGTAACAACATGCACACGCTGGGAGCCCGTCTGCCTGGCGGGGTGGAATGTCGCTTCCGGCGTGGCCCTGCCATGGCCTGGGAGGGGGAGCCCATGCGCCACAACCTAGGGGGCAACCTCGGGGACCCCAGAGCCCGGGCTGTCTCAGTGCCCCTTGGCGGCCGTGTGGCTCGCTTTCTGCAGTGCCGCTTCCTCTTTGCGGGGCCCTGGTTACTCTTCAGCGAAATCTCCTTCATCTCTG ATGTGGTGAACAATTCCTCTCCGGCACTGGGAGGCACCTTCCCGCCAGCCCCCTGGTGGCCGCCTGGCCCACCTCCCACCAACTTCAGCAGCTTGG AGCTGGAGCCCAGAGGCCAGCAGCCCGTGGCCAAGGCCGAGGGGAGCCCGACCGCCATCCTCATCGGCTGCCTGGTGGCCATCATCCTGCTCCTGCTGCTCATCATTGCCCTCATGCTCTGGCGGCTGCACTGGCGCAGGCTCCTCAGCAAG GCTGAACGGAGGGTGTTGGAAGAGGAGCTGACGGTTCACCTCTCTGTCCCTGGGGACACTATCCTCATCAACAACCGCCCAGGTCCTAGAGAGCCACCCCCGTACCAGGAGCCCCGGCCTCGTGGGAATCCGCCCCACTCCGCTCCCTGTGTCCCCAATGGCTCTG CGTTGCTGCTCTCCAATCCAGCCTACCGCCTCCTTCTGGCCACTTACGCCCGTCCCCCTCGAGGCCCGGGCCCCCCCACACCCGCCTGGGCCAAACCCACCAACACCCAGG CCTACAGTGGGGACTATATGGAGCCTGAGAAGCCAGGCGCCCCGcttctgcccccacctccccagaACAGCGTCCCCCATTATGCCGAGGCTGACATTGTTACCCTGCAGGGCGTCACCGGGGGCAACACCTATGCTGTGCCTGCACTGCCCCCAGGGGCAGTTGGGGATGGGCCCCCCAGAGTGGATTTCCCTCGATCTCGACTCCGCTTCAAGGAGAAGCTTGGCGAGGGCCAGTTTGGGGAG GTGCACCTGTGTGAGGTCGACAGCCCTCAAGATCTGGTCAGTCTTGATTTCCCCCTTAATGTGCGTAAGGGACACCCTTTGCTGGTAGCTGTCAAGATCTTACGGCCAGATGCCACCAAGAATGCCAG GAATGATTTCCTGAAAGAGGTGAAGATCATGTCGAGGCTCAAGGACCCAAACATCATTCGGCTGCTGGGCGTGTGTGTGCAGGACGACCCCCTCTGCATGATTACTGACTACATGGAGAACGGCGACCTCAACCAGTTCCTCAGTGCCCACCAGCTGGAGGACAAGGCAGCCGAGGGGGCCCCTGGGGACGGGCAGGCTGCGCAGGGGCCCACCATCAG CTACCCAATGCTGCTGCATGTGGCAGCCCAGATCGCCTCCGGCATGCGCTATCTGGCCACACTCAACTTTGTACATCGGGACCTGGCCACGCGGAACTGCCTAGTTGGGGAAAATTTCACCATCAAAATCGCAGACTTTGGCATGAGCCGGAACCTCTATGCTGGGGACTATTACCGTGTGCAGGGCCGGGCAGTGCTGCCCATCCGCTGGATGGCCTGGGAGTGCATCCTCATG GGGAAGTTCACGACTGCGAGTGACGTGTGGGCCTTTGGTGTGACCCTGTGGGAGGTGCTGATGCTCTGTAGGGCCCAGCCCTTTGGGCAGCTCACCGACGAGCAGGTCATCGAGAATGCGGGGGAGTTCTTCCGGGACCAGGGCCGGCAG GTGTACCTGTCCCGGCCGCCTGCCTGCCCGCAGGGCCTATATGAGCTGATGCTTCGGTGCTGGAGCCGGGAGTCTGAGCAGCGACCACCCTTTTCCCAGCTGCATCGGTTCCTGGCAGAGGATGCACTCAACACGGTGTGA
- the DDR1 gene encoding epithelial discoidin domain-containing receptor 1 isoform X4, protein MGPEALSSLLLLLLVASGDADMKGHFDPAKCRYALGMQDRTIPDSDISASSSWSDSTAARHSRLESSDGDGAWCPAGSVFPKEEEYLQVDLQRLHLVALVGTQGRHAGGLGKEFSRSYRLRYSRDGRRWMGWKDRWGQEVISGNEDPEGVVLKDLGPPMVARLVRFYPRADRVMSVCLRVELYGCLWRDGLLSYTAPVGQTMYLSEAVYLNDSTYDGHTVGGLQYGGLGQLADGVVGLDDFRKSQELRVWPGYDYVGWSNHSFSSGYVEMEFEFDRLRAFQAMQVHCNNMHTLGARLPGGVECRFRRGPAMAWEGEPMRHNLGGNLGDPRARAVSVPLGGRVARFLQCRFLFAGPWLLFSEISFISDVVNNSSPALGGTFPPAPWWPPGPPPTNFSSLELEPRGQQPVAKAEGSPTAILIGCLVAIILLLLLIIALMLWRLHWRRLLSKAERRVLEEELTVHLSVPGDTILINNRPGPREPPPYQEPRPRGNPPHSAPCVPNGSAYSGDYMEPEKPGAPLLPPPPQNSVPHYAEADIVTLQGVTGGNTYAVPALPPGAVGDGPPRVDFPRSRLRFKEKLGEGQFGEVHLCEVDSPQDLVSLDFPLNVRKGHPLLVAVKILRPDATKNARNDFLKEVKIMSRLKDPNIIRLLGVCVQDDPLCMITDYMENGDLNQFLSAHQLEDKAAEGAPGDGQAAQGPTISYPMLLHVAAQIASGMRYLATLNFVHRDLATRNCLVGENFTIKIADFGMSRNLYAGDYYRVQGRAVLPIRWMAWECILMGKFTTASDVWAFGVTLWEVLMLCRAQPFGQLTDEQVIENAGEFFRDQGRQVYLSRPPACPQGLYELMLRCWSRESEQRPPFSQLHRFLAEDALNTV, encoded by the exons ATGGGGCCAGAGGCCCTGTCATCTTTACTGCTGCTGCTCTTGGTGGCAAGTGGAGATGCTGACATGAAGGGACATTTTGATCCTG CCAAATGCCGCTATGCCCTGGGCATGCAGGACCGGACCATCCCAGACAGTGACATCTCTGCTTCCAGCTCCTGGTCAGATTCCACTGCCGCCCGCCACAGCAG gttggagagcagtgacGGGGATGGGGCCTGGTGCCCCGCAGGGTCGGTGTTTCCCAAGGAGGAGGAGTACTTGCAGGTGGATCTACAACGACTGCACCTGGTGGCTCTGGTGGGCACCCAGGGACGGCATGCCGGGGGCCTGGGCAAGGAGTTCTCCCGGAGCTACCGGCTGCGTTACTCCCGGGATGGTCGCCGCTGGATGGGCTGGAAGGACCGCTGGGGTCAGGAG GTGATCTCAGGCAATGAGGACCCTGAGGGAGTGGTGCTGAAGGACCTTGGGCCCCCCATGGTTGCCCGACTGGTTCGCTTCTACCCCCGGGCTGACCGGGTCATGAGCGTCTGTCTGCGGGTAGAGCTCTATGGCTGCCTCTGGAGGG ATGGACTCCTGTCTTACACCGCCCCTGTGGGGCAGACAATGTATTTATCTGAGGCCGTGTACCTCAACGACTCCACCTATGATGGACATACCGTGGGCGG ACTGCAGTATGGGGGTCTGGGCCAGCTGGCAGATGGTGTGGTGGGGCTGGATGACTTTAGGAAGAGTCAGGAGCTGCGGGTCTGGCCAGGCTATGACTATGTGGGATGGAGCAACCACAGCTTCTCCAGTGGCTATGTGGAGATGGAGTTTGAGTTTGACCGGCTGAGGGCCTTCCAGGCTATGCAG GTCCACTGTAACAACATGCACACGCTGGGAGCCCGTCTGCCTGGCGGGGTGGAATGTCGCTTCCGGCGTGGCCCTGCCATGGCCTGGGAGGGGGAGCCCATGCGCCACAACCTAGGGGGCAACCTCGGGGACCCCAGAGCCCGGGCTGTCTCAGTGCCCCTTGGCGGCCGTGTGGCTCGCTTTCTGCAGTGCCGCTTCCTCTTTGCGGGGCCCTGGTTACTCTTCAGCGAAATCTCCTTCATCTCTG ATGTGGTGAACAATTCCTCTCCGGCACTGGGAGGCACCTTCCCGCCAGCCCCCTGGTGGCCGCCTGGCCCACCTCCCACCAACTTCAGCAGCTTGG AGCTGGAGCCCAGAGGCCAGCAGCCCGTGGCCAAGGCCGAGGGGAGCCCGACCGCCATCCTCATCGGCTGCCTGGTGGCCATCATCCTGCTCCTGCTGCTCATCATTGCCCTCATGCTCTGGCGGCTGCACTGGCGCAGGCTCCTCAGCAAG GCTGAACGGAGGGTGTTGGAAGAGGAGCTGACGGTTCACCTCTCTGTCCCTGGGGACACTATCCTCATCAACAACCGCCCAGGTCCTAGAGAGCCACCCCCGTACCAGGAGCCCCGGCCTCGTGGGAATCCGCCCCACTCCGCTCCCTGTGTCCCCAATGGCTCTG CCTACAGTGGGGACTATATGGAGCCTGAGAAGCCAGGCGCCCCGcttctgcccccacctccccagaACAGCGTCCCCCATTATGCCGAGGCTGACATTGTTACCCTGCAGGGCGTCACCGGGGGCAACACCTATGCTGTGCCTGCACTGCCCCCAGGGGCAGTTGGGGATGGGCCCCCCAGAGTGGATTTCCCTCGATCTCGACTCCGCTTCAAGGAGAAGCTTGGCGAGGGCCAGTTTGGGGAG GTGCACCTGTGTGAGGTCGACAGCCCTCAAGATCTGGTCAGTCTTGATTTCCCCCTTAATGTGCGTAAGGGACACCCTTTGCTGGTAGCTGTCAAGATCTTACGGCCAGATGCCACCAAGAATGCCAG GAATGATTTCCTGAAAGAGGTGAAGATCATGTCGAGGCTCAAGGACCCAAACATCATTCGGCTGCTGGGCGTGTGTGTGCAGGACGACCCCCTCTGCATGATTACTGACTACATGGAGAACGGCGACCTCAACCAGTTCCTCAGTGCCCACCAGCTGGAGGACAAGGCAGCCGAGGGGGCCCCTGGGGACGGGCAGGCTGCGCAGGGGCCCACCATCAG CTACCCAATGCTGCTGCATGTGGCAGCCCAGATCGCCTCCGGCATGCGCTATCTGGCCACACTCAACTTTGTACATCGGGACCTGGCCACGCGGAACTGCCTAGTTGGGGAAAATTTCACCATCAAAATCGCAGACTTTGGCATGAGCCGGAACCTCTATGCTGGGGACTATTACCGTGTGCAGGGCCGGGCAGTGCTGCCCATCCGCTGGATGGCCTGGGAGTGCATCCTCATG GGGAAGTTCACGACTGCGAGTGACGTGTGGGCCTTTGGTGTGACCCTGTGGGAGGTGCTGATGCTCTGTAGGGCCCAGCCCTTTGGGCAGCTCACCGACGAGCAGGTCATCGAGAATGCGGGGGAGTTCTTCCGGGACCAGGGCCGGCAG GTGTACCTGTCCCGGCCGCCTGCCTGCCCGCAGGGCCTATATGAGCTGATGCTTCGGTGCTGGAGCCGGGAGTCTGAGCAGCGACCACCCTTTTCCCAGCTGCATCGGTTCCTGGCAGAGGATGCACTCAACACGGTGTGA